From one Salmo salar chromosome ssa09, Ssal_v3.1, whole genome shotgun sequence genomic stretch:
- the LOC106610877 gene encoding kelch-like protein 28 — MDQQAQSYMLASLTRPHSEQLLQGLQLLRQDHELCDIVLRVGECKIHAHKVVLASISPYFKAMFTGNLSEKETSEVEFQCIDEAALQAIVEYAYTGTVFISQERVESLLPAANLLQVKLVLKECCSFLESQLDAGNCIGISRFAETYGCHDLCLAATKFICQNFEEVCQTEEFFELTRAELDEIVSNDCLKVVTEETVFYALESWIKYDVTERQKHLAQLLHCVRLPFLSVKFLTRLYEANHLIRDDHACKHLLNEALKYHFMPEHRLSYQTVLSTRPRCAAKVLLAVGGKAGLFATLESMEMYFPQTDSWIGLAPLSVPRYEFGVAVLDQKVYVVGGIATHMRQGISYRRHESTVESWDPDSNTWSTVERMAECRSTLGVVVLAGELYALGGYDGQYYLQSVEKYVPKVKEWQPVAPMTKSRSCFATAVLDGMVFAIGGYGPAHMNSVERYDPSKDAWEMVAPMADKRINFAVGVMLGFIFVVGGHNGVSHLSSIERYDPHQNQWTACRPMNEPRTGVGSAIVDNYLYVVGGHSGSSYLNTVQRYDPITDSWLDSSGMMYCRCNFGMTAL; from the exons ATGGACCAGCAGGCCCAGTCCTATATGCTTGCCAGTCTGACGCGGCCCCACTCTGAGCAGCTGTTGCAAGGCCTCCAGCTGTTGCGGCAGGACCATGAGCTGTGCGACATTGTGCTGCGCGTGGGTGAATGCAAGATCCATGCCCACAAAGTGGTGCTGGCGAGCATCAGCCCCTACTTCAAGGCCATGTTCACGGGCAACCTGTCAGAGAAGGAGACCTCCGAGGTGGAGTTCCAGTGCATTGACGAGGCTGCGCTACAG GCAATCGTTGAGTATGCCTACACTGGCACGGTATTCATCTCACAGGAAAGAGTGGAGTCCCTACTACCAGCTGCTAACCTGCTCCAGGTCAAGCTGGTGCTGAAGGAGTGCTGCTCCTTCTTAGAGAGTCAGCTAGATGCTGGGAACTGTATAGGCATCTCACGCTTCGCTGAGACCTATGGCTGCCATGATCTCTGCCTGGCTGCCACTAAATTCATCTGTCAGAATTTTGAAGAGGTGTGCCAGACAGAGGAGTTTTTTGAGCTGACACGGGCGGAATTGGATGAAATCGTATCAAATGACTGTCTGAAGGTGGTAACAGAAGAGACTGTGTTCTACGCCCTGGAGTCGTGGATCAAGTACGATGTGACTGAGCGGCAGAAGCACCTAGCTCAGCTACTGCACTGCGTCCGCTTGCCTTTCCTCAGCGTTAAGTTCCTCACCCGCCTCTACGAGGCCAACCACCTTATCCGGGATGACCACGCCTGCAAGCACCTCCTCAACGAGGCCCTCAAATACCATTTCATGCCTGAGCACCGGCTCTCCTACCAGACGGTGTTGTCCACACGGCCACGCTGTGCTGCCAAAGTGCTCCTTGCTGTGGGAGGCAAGGCTGGACTCTTTGCCACTCTCGAGAG CATGGAAATGTACTTCCCTCAAACGGATTCATGGATTGGGCTTGCCCCTCTTAGTGTGCCCCGCTATGAGTTTGGAGTGGCAGTGTTGGACCAGAAGGTGTATGTGGTGGGTGGCATCGCCACACACATGCGACAGGGCATTAGCTACCGGAGACATGAGAGTACAGTGGAGAGCTGGGACCCTGACAGCAACACCTGGTCCACAGTGGAGCGCATGGCAGAGTGTCGCAGCACCCTGGGGGTGGTGGTCTTGGCTGGGGAGCTCTATGCCCTGGGGGGCTATGATGGCCAGTACTATCTACAGTCTGTAGAAAAATATGTCCCCAAGGTGAAGGAGTGGCAGCCTGTGGCACCTATGACCAAGTCACGCAGCTGCTTTGCCACGGCTGTGCTGGATGGCATGGTCTTTGCCATTGGCGGCTATGGCCCCGCCCATATGAACAG TGTGGAGCGGTACGACCCCAGCAAGGATGCCTGGGAAATGGTAGCCCCCATGGCAGACAAACGGATCAATTTTGCCGTTGGTGTCATGCTAGGGTTCATATTTGTGGTTGGGGGACACAACGGGGTATCACATCTGTCCAGCATTGAGAGGTATGACCCACACCAGAACCAGTGGACAGCCTGTCGGCCCATGAATGAACCACGCACAG GGGTTGGCTCCGCGATCGTGGACAACTACCTCTATGTGGTGGGGGGTCACTCGGGGTCATCCTACCTGAACACTGTCCAGCGATACGACCCCATCACAGACAGCTGGCTGGACTCAAGCGGCATGATGTACTGCCGCTGTAACTTTGGCATGACTGCTCTTTGA